A portion of the Oncorhynchus nerka isolate Pitt River linkage group LG27, Oner_Uvic_2.0, whole genome shotgun sequence genome contains these proteins:
- the gjd6 gene encoding gap junction protein delta 6: MTEWTLLKRLLDAVHQHSTMIGRLWLTVMVIFRLLIIAVATEDVYADEQEMFVCNTLQPGCATVCYDVFAPISQPRFWVFHIISVSTPSLCFIIYTWHNLWKLPQGHSGQGQGVNPRDLPRDGGKDGGREAFNRSCDSDSCSIRSHRHLGHSLANVLEGITAQSQSLLKGAATTTATTVTSLTQARARVYRNSHYDAPGGPGGGGGTGGVLSKYYVFHVCFRALLEVGFVMAQWFLFGFRVPVHFLCKAPPCTQPVDCYVSRPTEKTIFLLFMFCVGLFCILLNLLELNHLGWKKIRHSVRLREGGSWGNYGVEKGGHETFETFSPDSPSLMSSLGLRDVTSTTLLPNLDLVVDHRPDWTCAGNCSPFNKEPDAGIETELQLPNNQELQTGETQLLKSKGKGWKSKLRSTEVWI, translated from the coding sequence ATGACGGAGTGGACGCTCCTCAAACGTCTCCTGGACGCCGTCCACCAGCACTCCACCATGATTGGACGCCTCTGGCTCACCGTCATGGTGATTTTTCGCCTCCTCATCATTGCCGTGGCGACTGAGGACGTGTACGCCGATGAGCAGGAGATGTTTGTGTGCAACACCCTGCAGCCGGGCTGCGCCACAGTCTGCTATGATGTCTTCGCGCCCATCTCACAGCCGCGCTTCTGGGTCTTCCACATCATCAGCGTCTCGACTCCGTCTCTCTGTTTTATCATATATACGTGGCATAATCTGTGGAAGCTGCCGCAGGGACACAGCGGGCAGGGCCAGGGGGTTAACCCAAGGGACTTGCCTCGAGACGGGGGGAAGGATGGAGGTCGAGAGGCATTCAACCGGAGCTGTGACTCGGATAGCTGCTCCATCCGTTCACACCGGCACTTAGGTCACAGCTTGGCCAATGTCTTGGAGGGAATCACTGCCCAGAGTCAGAGCCTCCTAAAGGGAGCtgccaccactacagccaccactgTCACGTCTCTAACCCAGGCCAGGGCTCGCGTCTACAGAAATAGCCACTACGATGCACCGGGGGGtcctggaggtggaggaggaaccGGAGGCGTCCTCTCCAAGTACTACGTGTTCCATGTGTGTTTCCGGGCGCTGCTGGAGGTGGGCTTTGTCATGGCCCAGTGGTTCCTCTTCGGCTTCCGAGTGCCCGTCCACTTTTTGTGCAAGGCCCCACCCTGCACGCAGCCCGTGGACTGCTACGTGTCACGGCCCACAGAGAAaaccatcttcctcctcttcatgttCTGCGTGGGGCTCTTCTGCATCCTCCTCAACCTTCTGGAGCTTAATCATCTAGGATGGAAGAAGATCAGACACTCAGTGAGGCTCAGGGAGGGAGGATCATGGGGGAATTATGGGGTAGAGAAAGGGGGGCATGAAACCTTTGAGACTTTCTCTCCCGACAGCCCCTCACTGATGTCATCTCTGGGCCTTAGGGATGTCACCAGTACGACGTTGCTACCGAACTTGGATCTGGTAGTCGACCACCGGCCTGACTGGACCTGTGCTGGGAACTGTTCCCCATTTAATAAGGAGCCTGAtgctggtatagagacagagcTGCAGCTTCCCAACAACCAGGAGCTCCAGACAGGAGAGACACAGCTTCTGAAGAGCAAAGGGAAGGGCTGGAAATCCAAGCTGCGCAGTACGGAGGTCTGGATATGA